One window of Leptotrichia sp. oral taxon 498 genomic DNA carries:
- a CDS encoding Tex family protein, whose protein sequence is MDILKNVANELNFNESQVENTIKLFDEGSTVPFIARYRKEVTGNLDEEQIRDVIEKVTYYRNLEKRKEEVLRLIEEQGKLTDELKSSITCATKLQEVEDLYLPYKKKKKTKADIAKEQGLEPLTEFALISTTTFEELQKEAEKYLSEEVVSVEDAINGVHLIIAQNISEDVKIREFLRNKISEFGILTSRVVEKNKENDEKGVYQDYYEYSELIKKAASNRILAINRGEKEKILKVDIEIDEKTEKFIVDFILNTFENKNLVEFLSEVIKDSLDRLAYPSIKNEVRNIYTEKAEEEAINIFSENLEKLLLQPPLSKKTLMGLDPGYRTGCKLVIINKDGFYETNDVLFLVEEMHNSKQLATAKKKILDYIKKYDVDIIAVGNGTASRETESFVADVIKEASKPVSYLIVSEAGASVYSASKIAIEEFPDLDVTARGAISIARRIQDPMAELVKIDPKSIGVGMYQHDVNQKKLNETLEQTIEHVVNNVGVNINTASWALLSFVSGIKKNVAKNLVDYRHENGDFKDRKELKKVKGLGAKAFEQMAGFVVVPDSENPLDNTIIHPESYHVAETILKEAGCKASDLKDNLKEVRQKLKNVDLKKIISENEFGNETAKDVYEALLKDRRDPRDEFEKPLLRSDILKMDDLQEGMVLEGTVRNVAKFGAFVDIGLKGDALLHISEIAEKFVSDATKELSVGQIIKVKILSLDKERGRVGLTRKGL, encoded by the coding sequence ATGGATATTTTAAAAAATGTGGCAAATGAACTAAATTTTAATGAGTCACAAGTGGAAAATACAATAAAACTTTTTGATGAAGGGTCGACTGTGCCGTTTATTGCTCGTTATAGAAAAGAAGTTACGGGAAATTTGGACGAGGAGCAAATTAGAGATGTAATTGAGAAAGTTACTTATTACAGAAATCTAGAAAAGAGGAAAGAAGAAGTCTTAAGACTTATAGAAGAGCAGGGAAAATTGACTGATGAACTGAAAAGTAGCATAACTTGTGCAACAAAACTTCAGGAAGTGGAAGACCTTTATTTGCCTTACAAGAAGAAGAAAAAAACGAAGGCGGATATTGCAAAAGAGCAAGGGCTAGAACCTTTGACAGAATTTGCATTGATTTCGACAACTACTTTTGAAGAGTTACAAAAAGAAGCAGAAAAATATTTGAGTGAAGAAGTTGTATCGGTTGAAGATGCGATTAATGGAGTGCATTTGATTATTGCACAAAATATTTCGGAAGATGTGAAAATAAGGGAATTTTTGAGAAATAAAATTTCAGAATTTGGAATTTTGACTTCAAGAGTTGTAGAAAAAAACAAAGAAAACGATGAAAAAGGGGTTTATCAAGATTACTATGAATATTCGGAGCTTATTAAAAAAGCGGCTTCTAATAGAATTTTGGCAATAAATCGTGGTGAAAAAGAAAAAATATTAAAAGTTGACATTGAAATTGACGAAAAAACTGAAAAATTTATAGTGGACTTTATTTTGAATACTTTTGAAAATAAAAATTTAGTTGAATTTTTGAGCGAAGTTATAAAAGATTCGCTGGATAGACTGGCTTATCCGTCGATAAAAAACGAAGTGAGAAATATTTATACTGAAAAAGCTGAGGAAGAAGCGATTAATATTTTTTCTGAAAATTTAGAAAAACTTCTTTTACAACCGCCTTTGAGTAAAAAAACATTGATGGGCCTTGATCCTGGTTACAGAACAGGTTGTAAATTGGTAATTATCAACAAAGATGGCTTTTATGAAACAAACGATGTACTTTTCCTGGTTGAAGAGATGCACAATTCAAAGCAGCTTGCAACCGCAAAGAAAAAAATCTTGGACTACATCAAAAAATACGATGTTGACATCATTGCAGTTGGGAATGGAACCGCTTCTCGTGAAACTGAAAGTTTTGTGGCAGATGTTATAAAGGAAGCATCAAAACCTGTGTCATATTTGATTGTAAGCGAGGCGGGAGCTTCAGTTTACTCAGCTTCAAAAATTGCGATTGAGGAATTTCCAGATTTGGATGTAACGGCTAGAGGAGCGATTTCGATTGCTAGAAGAATTCAGGATCCGATGGCTGAGCTTGTGAAGATTGATCCAAAATCAATTGGAGTCGGAATGTATCAGCACGATGTGAATCAGAAAAAATTGAATGAAACTTTGGAACAGACAATTGAGCATGTTGTAAATAATGTTGGAGTCAATATTAATACGGCTTCGTGGGCATTACTTAGTTTTGTGTCTGGAATTAAGAAAAATGTAGCTAAAAATCTTGTGGATTATAGGCACGAAAATGGAGATTTTAAGGACAGAAAAGAGCTTAAGAAGGTAAAAGGCTTGGGAGCGAAGGCTTTTGAGCAGATGGCTGGATTTGTTGTTGTGCCTGATAGTGAAAATCCTCTGGATAATACGATTATTCATCCTGAGTCGTATCACGTTGCCGAAACTATTTTAAAAGAGGCTGGATGTAAAGCTAGTGATTTGAAGGATAATTTGAAAGAAGTTAGACAAAAATTGAAAAATGTTGATTTGAAAAAAATTATATCTGAAAATGAATTTGGGAATGAAACGGCAAAAGATGTATATGAGGCTCTTTTAAAGGATAGAAGAGATCCACGTGACGAATTTGAAAAACCTCTTTTGAGATCGGATATTTTGAAGATGGATGATTTGCAAGAAGGAATGGTTTTGGAAGGAACTGTGAGAAATGTGGCAAAATTTGGAGCTTTTGTGGATATTGGATTAAAAGGTGATGCGCTGCTTCATATTTCGGAAATAGCTGAGAAGTTTGTTTCAGATGCTACAAAGGAACTTTCTGTGGGACAGATTATTAAAGTTAAAATATTGTCACTGGATAAAGAGCGTGGAAGAGTGGGTCTTACGAGAAAAGGATTATAA
- the smpB gene encoding SsrA-binding protein SmpB, with protein MVLAKNKKAYHDYFVEEKLEAGIELVGTEVKSVKAGKISIKESFVRIIRNEVFIMNMHITPYEFGNINNVPESRVRKLLLSRREINKWEAKIKEQGYTIVPLSVYKKQRLVKVEIALAKGKKLHDKRETLKRKDIDRNLKKIQKDFLR; from the coding sequence ATGGTTTTAGCAAAAAATAAAAAAGCGTATCATGACTATTTTGTAGAAGAAAAATTGGAGGCTGGAATCGAGCTTGTGGGAACAGAAGTAAAATCTGTAAAAGCTGGTAAGATAAGCATAAAAGAGAGTTTTGTAAGAATTATAAGAAATGAAGTTTTTATAATGAATATGCACATAACACCTTACGAATTTGGAAATATTAACAATGTGCCAGAGTCAAGAGTGAGAAAATTACTTTTGAGCCGAAGAGAAATCAATAAATGGGAAGCCAAAATCAAAGAGCAAGGATACACAATTGTGCCACTTTCAGTTTACAAAAAGCAAAGACTTGTAAAAGTGGAAATTGCACTTGCAAAAGGGAAAAAACTTCACGATAAAAGGGAAACTTTGAAAAGAAAAGATATAGATAGAAATTTAAAAAAAATTCAAAAAGATTTTTTAAGATAA
- a CDS encoding GerMN domain-containing protein, producing the protein MAEEIKKKKGFFRKNGWVILLVLATGGVVATSFYDKDHEDMIEVTVDKGSEEERIQNNAENYQTITIFVYDKNTKTINEKEVTIPKQLNLVEGDFINEIIKNSDFINENMKFRSAYNLRINNVNTTVVKLNGEFLNLKKNPELFNGFSQAVSNTILKNFSNIQSVVIQIDGETNIG; encoded by the coding sequence ATGGCAGAAGAAATTAAGAAAAAAAAAGGTTTTTTTAGAAAAAATGGCTGGGTGATATTGCTTGTTTTAGCAACTGGTGGAGTTGTAGCTACGAGTTTCTATGACAAAGATCACGAAGATATGATAGAAGTGACTGTGGATAAAGGTTCAGAAGAAGAGAGAATTCAAAATAATGCAGAAAATTATCAGACAATTACTATCTTTGTATATGATAAAAATACTAAAACTATAAATGAAAAAGAAGTGACAATTCCTAAACAGCTAAATTTAGTTGAAGGAGATTTTATTAATGAAATTATAAAAAATTCAGATTTTATTAATGAAAATATGAAATTTAGAAGTGCTTACAATTTAAGAATAAATAATGTCAACACAACAGTTGTAAAATTAAACGGAGAGTTTTTAAATTTGAAAAAAAATCCTGAATTATTTAATGGTTTTTCCCAAGCAGTGTCGAATACAATCTTGAAAAATTTTTCAAATATTCAAAGCGTTGTAATTCAGATAGATGGGGAAACAAATATCGGGTAG
- a CDS encoding N-acetylmuramoyl-L-alanine amidase family protein: MKKILIFLLFLVGSVIFAENLESINYRNGTFKGIFKENKKMIPGTTVTKVGNDNVLILSFLNTKAARIPQSTSVNDQYISKIQVYENDSSTSLMFYLKPSAKYQIVTRNKEIEVTFNSGDANSMTQTTVTTRPNTSTTSTSISSRPQASGYSRPNNNTNTYTPPQQKPTGPRYSTSGNKKYTIVVDPGHGGHDSGARGNGYNEKDIALQVATRLANNLRRDYNVIMTRDSDFFVPLDTRAKIGNDANADFFISIHLNSGSSSSANGTEVFYFSKKDEESYAARVAQIENRVDSSYGDTPFSDLVVKDIFYRTNQKKSQAIATTVLDNLINTIGLRRRGVFGANFAVLRGSNSPSILVELGFMNNYGDLSQYLTPEGQERAAQAIANAIRQYFR, from the coding sequence TGGGACATTTAAAGGAATCTTTAAAGAGAATAAAAAAATGATTCCAGGGACAACTGTGACTAAAGTTGGAAATGACAATGTTTTAATTTTAAGTTTTTTAAATACAAAAGCGGCAAGAATTCCGCAAAGTACTTCTGTAAATGATCAGTATATAAGTAAAATTCAAGTTTATGAAAATGATTCTTCAACTTCGTTGATGTTTTATTTGAAACCATCGGCAAAATATCAAATAGTTACAAGAAACAAAGAAATTGAAGTGACATTTAATAGTGGAGATGCTAACTCTATGACACAGACAACGGTAACAACTAGACCAAATACAAGTACAACAAGTACAAGTATAAGCTCAAGACCGCAAGCAAGTGGTTATTCAAGACCAAATAATAACACAAATACTTACACACCGCCACAACAAAAACCAACAGGTCCAAGATATTCCACTTCAGGAAATAAAAAATATACTATTGTTGTAGATCCAGGACATGGTGGACATGATTCAGGTGCAAGAGGAAATGGATATAATGAAAAAGATATAGCATTACAAGTAGCAACAAGATTGGCTAACAATTTAAGACGGGATTATAATGTTATAATGACAAGAGATTCAGATTTCTTTGTACCATTAGATACAAGAGCTAAAATTGGAAATGATGCAAATGCAGATTTCTTTATAAGTATTCACTTAAATTCAGGTTCAAGCTCATCGGCAAATGGAACAGAAGTATTTTACTTTAGTAAAAAAGATGAAGAAAGTTATGCTGCAAGAGTTGCACAGATTGAAAATAGAGTGGATTCAAGCTATGGAGATACGCCATTTTCAGATTTAGTCGTAAAAGATATATTTTATAGAACGAATCAGAAAAAAAGTCAAGCTATTGCAACAACTGTGTTAGATAATCTTATAAACACTATTGGACTTAGAAGAAGAGGAGTTTTTGGAGCAAATTTTGCAGTACTTCGGGGAAGTAATTCGCCTTCAATTTTGGTGGAATTAGGATTTATGAATAACTACGGTGACTTATCACAGTATTTAACACCTGAAGGTCAAGAAAGAGCAGCACAAGCTATTGCTAATGCAATTAGACAATATTTTAGATAA
- a CDS encoding ribonuclease R family protein: MREKKSKKNKKEVEKFKENKNESKKEKKNKSEKKERKDNKFFGKKVLKKNESENEKIKKFEEREEKELKYLKKVLAEYEFNFQEILQLLEWSPKKRKIYKMLLNHWEEKGEIFLKRNGKYTLPEKEGFLRGEISIGNGNFGFLDILGEHSVFIPGAYLNTAMDGDTVLVRILKESSSSKKREGEVVNVIKRNREIIVGIFEHNLSFGFVRPKNSPSDIYIPKKFIKGAKTGDLVAVKIDFWGDDTRKPEGEIVSVLGNPQDTEVLISSLLLNEGIEEKFSNEVLKELDKIDEDFTNELSNRKDLRNLDIITIDGADAKDLDDAVYVEKKEDRYKLIVSIADVSHYVGENTALDSEALKRGNSIYLVDRVIPMLPRKLSNNLCSLNPNEDKLTFSVEMEIDFKGKVVKNNFYKSVIRSKYRMTYDDVNKIFDYQRDKKSEKNGKNEKNENLSEEKKEIFFENKKVFERYEKISEMLKNMLELSKIIRANKKRRGSIDFELPEIKVVLDENKLVKDIKLRSRGEAEKLIEDFMVIANETVAEKLFWEETPAIYRVHEDPDKAKIQALNETLIKFGYSLKNMDEIHPGKFQNIINKTTGLPEGYLIHKLILRAMQRARYANKNLGHFGLASKYYLHFTSPIRRYSDLVVHRMLGRSIERFINEREKTKYLSDFEVIASNISKTERIADKLEEDSVKIKLIEYMQDKIGETFIARLSGMNKNKIFMELENHIEVVYNITSSRDNFIYDEENFKIINKKTNESFTMGNTLKVSVMSASYEKMEIEVIPFEEEKSEINLEN, encoded by the coding sequence ATGAGAGAGAAAAAATCTAAAAAAAATAAAAAAGAAGTAGAGAAATTTAAAGAAAATAAAAACGAAAGTAAAAAAGAAAAGAAAAATAAAAGTGAGAAAAAAGAAAGAAAAGACAATAAATTTTTTGGAAAAAAAGTTTTGAAAAAAAATGAGAGTGAAAATGAAAAAATAAAAAAATTTGAGGAAAGGGAAGAAAAAGAACTGAAATATTTAAAAAAAGTATTGGCGGAATATGAGTTTAATTTTCAAGAAATTTTGCAGCTCTTGGAGTGGAGTCCCAAAAAAAGAAAAATTTATAAGATGTTATTAAATCATTGGGAAGAAAAGGGAGAAATCTTTTTAAAGAGAAATGGAAAGTACACTTTGCCTGAAAAAGAAGGATTTTTGCGAGGAGAAATTTCGATTGGAAATGGGAATTTTGGATTTTTGGATATTTTAGGAGAACACAGCGTGTTTATTCCTGGCGCATATTTGAACACGGCAATGGATGGCGACACAGTTTTGGTACGAATTCTGAAAGAAAGCAGCAGTTCTAAAAAAAGAGAGGGCGAAGTTGTAAATGTAATTAAGAGAAACAGAGAGATTATAGTTGGGATTTTTGAGCATAATTTGAGCTTTGGCTTTGTTCGTCCAAAAAATTCTCCAAGCGACATTTACATTCCGAAAAAATTTATAAAAGGTGCAAAAACTGGGGATTTGGTTGCTGTAAAAATTGATTTTTGGGGAGACGATACACGAAAACCAGAAGGAGAAATTGTGAGTGTCTTGGGAAATCCGCAAGATACAGAAGTTTTGATTTCGTCGTTGCTTTTAAATGAGGGAATTGAAGAAAAGTTTTCTAATGAAGTTTTAAAAGAACTAGATAAAATTGATGAAGATTTTACAAATGAACTTTCAAATAGAAAAGATTTGCGAAATCTTGACATCATTACGATTGACGGAGCGGATGCAAAAGATTTGGATGATGCCGTGTATGTTGAAAAAAAAGAAGATAGATACAAACTTATTGTAAGTATTGCCGATGTTTCTCATTATGTTGGCGAAAATACTGCACTTGACAGTGAAGCACTAAAGCGGGGAAATTCGATTTATCTTGTGGACAGAGTAATTCCAATGCTTCCAAGAAAATTGTCAAACAACCTTTGTTCGCTTAATCCGAATGAAGATAAACTGACTTTCTCGGTTGAGATGGAAATTGATTTTAAAGGAAAAGTTGTAAAAAATAATTTTTATAAATCAGTTATAAGGTCCAAATATCGAATGACTTACGACGATGTGAATAAAATTTTTGATTATCAAAGAGATAAAAAGAGTGAAAAAAACGGAAAAAACGAAAAGAATGAGAATTTGTCTGAAGAAAAAAAAGAAATATTTTTTGAAAATAAAAAGGTTTTTGAAAGATATGAAAAAATTTCGGAAATGCTAAAAAATATGTTGGAACTTTCTAAAATAATTCGTGCGAATAAAAAGAGAAGAGGAAGCATTGATTTTGAACTGCCAGAAATAAAAGTTGTGCTGGATGAAAATAAACTTGTGAAAGACATTAAGCTTCGTTCTCGTGGGGAAGCTGAAAAGTTAATTGAAGATTTTATGGTAATTGCAAATGAAACTGTGGCAGAAAAATTATTTTGGGAAGAAACTCCAGCGATTTACAGGGTTCACGAAGATCCAGACAAGGCTAAAATTCAAGCGTTAAATGAAACGCTTATAAAATTTGGGTATTCACTAAAAAATATGGATGAAATTCATCCTGGAAAATTTCAAAATATTATAAATAAAACAACGGGACTGCCAGAAGGATATTTGATTCACAAGTTAATTTTACGGGCTATGCAGCGGGCAAGATATGCGAATAAAAATCTTGGGCATTTTGGTTTGGCTTCTAAATATTATTTGCACTTTACTTCGCCAATTAGGCGATATTCAGATTTAGTTGTCCACAGGATGCTTGGGCGTTCGATTGAAAGGTTCATAAATGAGAGGGAAAAAACAAAATATTTATCTGATTTTGAAGTGATAGCAAGTAATATTTCCAAAACTGAGCGAATTGCCGATAAATTGGAAGAAGATAGTGTAAAAATTAAATTAATTGAATATATGCAAGATAAAATTGGTGAAACGTTTATAGCTAGACTTAGCGGAATGAATAAAAATAAAATATTTATGGAACTTGAAAATCATATAGAAGTTGTCTATAATATTACAAGTTCACGGGATAATTTCATTTACGATGAAGAAAATTTTAAAATTATAAATAAAAAGACAAATGAGAGCTTTACGATGGGAAACACACTAAAAGTGAGTGTTATGAGTGCAAGTTATGAAAAGATGGAAATTGAAGTTATTCCGTTTGAAGAAGAAAAAAGCGAAATAAATTTAGAAAACTAG